A genomic window from Prunus persica cultivar Lovell chromosome G2, Prunus_persica_NCBIv2, whole genome shotgun sequence includes:
- the LOC18787464 gene encoding thylakoid lumenal 17.4 kDa protein, chloroplastic, whose translation MAASLASIPFSRNGLSLQFSPTKRHCFTVPEFHSPMRVCCSASRDGHELKENLSQLKQLKNVACGILAVWAVTAASPVIAAGQRLPPLSTDPSRCERAFVGNTIGQANGVYDKAIDLRFCDYTNEKSNLKGKSLAAALMSEAKFDGADMSEVVMSKAYAAGASFKGTDFSNAVLDRVNFEKANLQGALFKNTVLSGSTFNEAKLDGAVFEDTIIGYIDLQKLCRNTSLNEEGRATLGCR comes from the exons ATGGCTGCTTCACTTGCTTCAATTCCATTCTCGCGCAATGGTCTCTCTCTCCAGTTCTCCCCAACGAAACGCCATTGTTTCACAGTTCCAGAATTCCACTCACCTATGCGTGTGTGTTGCTCTG CATCTAGGGATGGTCATGAATTAAAGGAAAACTTGTCTCAACTGAAGCAACTTAAGAATGTAGCTTGTGGCATTCTTGCTGTTTGGGCTGTGACTGCTGCCTCGCCTGTAATTGCTGCTGGTCag AGGTTGCCTCCATTGTCAACTGATCCAAGTCGGTGTGAGCGTGCATTTGTTGGCAACACAATAGGTCAAGCAAATGGAGTTTATGACAAGGCAATTGATCTCCGTTTCTGTGATTACACAAATGAGAAGTCCAACCTGAAGGGAAAGAGTCTTGCAGCAGCACTCATGTCTGAAGCAAAATTTGATGGTGCAGACATGTCAGAAGTTGTGATGTCAAAGGCTTATGCTGCAGGAGCTAGCTTCAAGG GTACAGATTTCTCAAATGCAGTTCTAGACCGAGTTAACTTTGAGAAAGCTAATCTGCAAGGAGCTTTGTTTAAGAACACTGTGTTATCAGGCTCCACCTTTAATGAAGCAAAACTTGACGGTGCCGTGTTTGAGGATACCATTATCGGGTACATTGATCTTCAGAAACTCTGTAGAAATACATCTCTCAATGAGGAAGGAAGAGCAACTCTGGGGTGTCGATGA